Proteins from one Flavobacterium sp. N2038 genomic window:
- a CDS encoding tetratricopeptide repeat protein: MRFIFFILLVFTSLTSEGQDKIQKEINYIRSFRKENSRIVVELGVEPKLCLLSAKNNPNYAKYSALLQPYDKKENLFEIGIEEHTGSIKSLRVLSKKEAIDYEYLKPHFPVAVAAVSESEMPEKFYDTALELYNQQQYENAILTIDKAIVINTQNPDYHQIKALCLARLMQYKESSDEVKYALEMDNANPELYEMMANNYYFLKDNENAVKNYEIAVQYDRNVIVRIYHNYIRCLIEIPNPKRAIEIYKLYQYRLNGPDNYGDDSDNMRDDLDFYAGQAYQQIEDWKTALEIYDRLIVMYPNVYGYRAQRGRLYQQKRDFLPAIRDFEAALKLDANESILLTNLAQIYQELGDYKKAEAAYNKYISKNTDDAVQISNYGYLLLDEELYKEAQAKFEASFKIDEKNIDTHIGRILAAYLQGNTKEKKRLIANAKSQFPEIEINTATLNSLIKTGNYYYSERIITIWKDAID, from the coding sequence ATGAGGTTTATATTTTTTATACTACTTGTCTTTACTTCCTTAACAAGCGAGGGACAAGATAAAATCCAAAAAGAAATCAATTATATCCGCAGTTTTCGTAAAGAAAATAGCAGAATTGTTGTTGAGTTGGGCGTTGAGCCAAAACTGTGTTTACTATCTGCGAAAAACAACCCCAATTATGCCAAATACAGTGCATTGTTACAGCCTTATGATAAAAAAGAAAATTTATTCGAGATAGGAATTGAAGAGCATACCGGTAGTATAAAATCACTCAGGGTTTTGAGTAAAAAAGAGGCTATAGATTACGAATATCTTAAGCCTCATTTTCCTGTTGCAGTCGCTGCAGTTTCAGAGAGTGAAATGCCTGAAAAGTTTTATGACACTGCACTTGAGCTTTATAATCAGCAGCAATATGAAAATGCAATTTTGACAATTGATAAGGCAATAGTAATAAATACTCAAAACCCCGACTATCATCAAATTAAAGCACTTTGTCTGGCTCGTTTAATGCAGTACAAAGAATCTTCAGATGAGGTAAAATATGCATTGGAAATGGATAATGCCAATCCTGAATTGTATGAGATGATGGCAAATAATTATTACTTCCTGAAGGATAATGAAAATGCAGTTAAAAACTATGAGATAGCTGTTCAGTATGACAGGAATGTCATTGTGAGGATTTACCACAATTATATAAGATGTCTTATAGAAATCCCGAATCCGAAAAGAGCTATAGAAATTTACAAACTCTATCAGTATCGCTTAAATGGTCCGGATAATTACGGAGATGATTCTGATAATATGCGGGATGACCTGGATTTTTATGCCGGACAAGCTTATCAGCAAATAGAAGACTGGAAAACGGCTCTTGAAATTTACGACAGATTAATTGTTATGTACCCCAATGTTTATGGATATCGTGCGCAAAGAGGTAGACTTTATCAGCAAAAAAGAGATTTTTTGCCAGCGATCAGGGATTTTGAGGCAGCATTAAAACTAGATGCAAACGAAAGTATTTTATTAACAAATCTGGCACAAATATATCAGGAACTTGGTGACTATAAAAAAGCAGAAGCTGCCTATAATAAGTATATAAGCAAAAATACGGATGATGCTGTACAAATAAGTAATTACGGCTATCTTTTATTAGATGAAGAACTTTACAAAGAGGCGCAGGCTAAATTTGAAGCTTCTTTTAAAATAGATGAAAAGAATATAGATACACATATCGGACGGATACTTGCAGCTTATCTGCAGGGTAATACCAAAGAAAAGAAACGGTTGATTGCCAATGCAAAATCACAATTTCCCGAAATTGAGATTAATACAGCAACCTTAAACAGCCTCATAAAAACGGGTAATTATTACTATTCCGAAAGGATTATAACGATTTGGAAAGATGCAATTGATTAG